The Streptomyces cynarae genome contains a region encoding:
- a CDS encoding RidA family protein — protein MSQSVTSVASTGSASDRLHALGLDLPELRDNPYYVHHRTVGSSIYISGQLPYRDGWLLRQGTVGRDVGLETAQELARHAALNCLAAAVQAVGDLDRVRIVQMLVFVASTPDFGQQSNVANAASELLIQVLGENGRHARTAIGVAGLPLNTPVEIQMVCTAV, from the coding sequence ATGAGCCAGTCCGTGACTTCGGTAGCGAGCACCGGCTCGGCTTCCGATCGGCTCCACGCCTTGGGTCTGGACCTTCCCGAGCTCCGTGACAACCCGTACTACGTGCATCACCGGACGGTGGGCTCCAGCATCTACATTTCGGGCCAACTGCCCTACAGGGACGGTTGGTTGCTCCGACAGGGCACCGTCGGCCGGGACGTGGGGCTGGAGACCGCGCAGGAGCTCGCACGCCATGCCGCGCTCAACTGCCTTGCCGCCGCTGTGCAGGCGGTGGGCGACCTGGACCGGGTCCGGATCGTGCAGATGCTGGTCTTCGTGGCCAGCACGCCGGACTTCGGTCAGCAGTCGAACGTCGCCAACGCGGCCAGTGAACTGCTCATTCAGGTGCTGGGCGAGAACGGACGGCACGCCCGCACCGCGATAGGTGTCGCCGGGCTGCCGCTCAACACCCCTGTCGAGATCCAGATGGTCTGCACCGCGGTGTAG
- a CDS encoding GntR family transcriptional regulator has product MDHKFEWQEQRTTTPEGVYRTLRAAILDGTVPPGGQLREAHIAADLGISRSPLREALTKLEEEGLVVKIPYRGAFVVEVSAREVAEIDSVRLRVEPYAAELSAEALRGPARPQLLQTVEDLRRAMEKDDIPASIDAHLRFHRLFYDLSGHGVLQSLWNGWETKLRLHLSVDHRTYSDDPHQLVVEHERLAAVALEGDTDAFRQELAAHFPMGLGARTADPGEGAPRHA; this is encoded by the coding sequence GTGGACCACAAGTTCGAGTGGCAGGAGCAGCGGACGACGACGCCGGAAGGCGTCTACCGCACACTGCGTGCCGCCATCCTTGATGGGACCGTGCCTCCTGGTGGCCAGCTGCGTGAGGCGCACATTGCCGCTGATCTCGGCATCAGCCGGTCTCCGCTGCGCGAGGCGTTGACCAAGCTGGAGGAGGAAGGGCTCGTCGTAAAGATCCCCTACCGTGGTGCGTTCGTCGTAGAGGTGAGCGCTCGTGAAGTCGCCGAGATCGACTCGGTTCGGCTACGTGTCGAGCCGTACGCCGCCGAGCTCTCGGCCGAAGCACTGCGCGGTCCTGCGCGGCCCCAGTTGCTGCAAACCGTCGAGGACCTCCGCCGGGCAATGGAGAAGGACGACATCCCGGCCAGCATCGACGCGCACCTTCGCTTCCACCGGCTCTTCTACGATCTCTCGGGGCACGGCGTGCTGCAGAGTCTCTGGAACGGCTGGGAGACCAAGCTGCGCCTCCACCTCAGCGTCGATCACCGCACCTACAGCGACGACCCGCACCAATTGGTCGTCGAGCACGAGCGGTTGGCCGCAGTCGCCCTGGAAGGCGACACGGACGCGTTCCGCCAGGAACTGGCTGCCCATTTCCCCATGGGGCTGGGGGCCCGAACGGCAGATCCAGGGGAAGGCGCGCCCCGGCACGCTTGA
- a CDS encoding haloacid dehalogenase type II encodes MGFDVKPKFVTFDMNGTLIKFSINDAMREVLGDRLPPEVADDYLRICKAYRIDECTGAYQPFHQVVAHSMERASRSVGVEYREDDARAVYEIIPTWGPYPGVTEALNRLGEAVPLVIITNSDTAHAVRLAENLKAPFEVVISAEEMGVYKPRLRAFEYLFDKLGVTPDELVHVSASPMYDHRSAAIMGIENKVYVDRGWEHDEHWLGYERITDIADLPVLFGLPRP; translated from the coding sequence ATGGGATTCGACGTCAAGCCGAAGTTCGTCACGTTCGACATGAACGGGACGCTGATCAAGTTCAGCATCAACGACGCGATGCGTGAGGTCCTGGGCGACCGACTGCCGCCCGAGGTCGCCGATGACTACCTGCGGATCTGCAAGGCGTACCGGATCGACGAGTGCACGGGTGCGTACCAGCCGTTCCACCAGGTCGTCGCCCATTCCATGGAACGCGCCTCCCGCAGCGTCGGTGTCGAGTATCGCGAGGACGACGCGCGGGCGGTGTACGAGATCATCCCCACCTGGGGGCCGTACCCCGGTGTCACCGAGGCGCTGAACCGCCTGGGCGAGGCTGTCCCGCTGGTCATCATCACCAACAGCGACACCGCGCACGCCGTGCGCCTCGCGGAGAACCTCAAGGCCCCGTTCGAGGTCGTCATCAGCGCCGAGGAGATGGGCGTCTACAAGCCACGGCTCCGCGCCTTCGAGTACTTGTTCGACAAGCTCGGCGTGACGCCCGACGAACTCGTGCACGTCTCCGCGAGCCCGATGTACGACCATCGCTCCGCGGCCATCATGGGCATCGAGAACAAGGTGTACGTCGACCGCGGCTGGGAGCACGACGAGCACTGGCTCGGCTACGAGCGGATCACTGACATCGCCGACCTCCCGGTCCTCTTCGGCCTGCCGCGCCCCTGA
- a CDS encoding RidA family protein encodes MNPQQGGGGGSLPLPQSVKGRSASERLQTLGLELPALAGSTYLVPHRTVGSTIHLSGQLPFKDGELLGQGVVGRDVELETAQELARHAALNCLAAAVQAVGDLDRVRIVQMLVFVASTPDFGQQSNVANAASELLIEVLGENGRHARTAIGVAGLPLNTPVEIQVICTAV; translated from the coding sequence ATGAATCCGCAGCAAGGCGGTGGCGGCGGGAGTCTGCCCCTGCCTCAATCCGTCAAGGGCCGCTCGGCTTCAGAAAGGCTCCAGACCCTCGGACTGGAGCTACCCGCCCTGGCCGGCAGCACGTACCTCGTGCCCCACCGGACGGTGGGCTCCACCATCCACCTCTCCGGCCAACTCCCGTTCAAGGACGGCGAGCTACTGGGCCAGGGCGTTGTCGGCCGGGACGTGGAGCTGGAGACCGCGCAGGAGCTCGCACGCCATGCCGCGCTCAACTGCCTTGCCGCCGCTGTGCAGGCGGTGGGCGACCTGGACCGGGTCCGGATCGTGCAGATGCTGGTCTTCGTGGCCAGCACGCCGGACTTCGGTCAGCAGTCGAACGTCGCCAACGCGGCCAGTGAACTGCTCATCGAGGTACTGGGCGAGAACGGACGGCACGCCCGCACCGCGATCGGTGTCGCCGGGCTGCCGCTCAACACCCCTGTCGAGATCCAGGTGATCTGCACGGCTGTGTAG
- a CDS encoding SDR family oxidoreductase, which yields MADAVLFLASSESSCTTGATLPVDGGHTAPGRVRKVPPAPRRLARSPRGGPPIRRTERKPKYVQYQGFRPARREHAPPRRRGARPPGGRRDFADTT from the coding sequence ATGGCCGACGCCGTCCTTTTCCTCGCGTCGTCGGAGTCCTCGTGCACCACCGGGGCAACGCTCCCCGTCGACGGCGGCCACACCGCCCCAGGCCGTGTCCGCAAAGTCCCTCCTGCCCCGCGACGCCTGGCACGCTCCCCCAGAGGGGGACCCCCCATTCGCCGCACCGAGCGAAAGCCCAAGTACGTCCAGTACCAGGGCTTCCGCCCGGCACGCCGAGAGCACGCTCCCCCACGACGCCGCGGGGCCCGCCCTCCGGGCGGACGACGGGACTTTGCGGACACGACCTAG
- a CDS encoding NAD(P)/FAD-dependent oxidoreductase — protein MNALAVPPRNGELGFWVAGLAGKKPSFPRFTGQDSVDVAVVGGGYTGLWAAYFAKKLEPSLSVAVFEAEQVGYGASGRNGGWLSAMPPGNRATFARVGGGLEASRALQQEFVAGVDAVLDILRAEGIDADQHKGGALVAAHTQAGLGRLVTRRDADLKYGLTEDESQLLDRDEFRSRINISTVHGGLFYKHCARLHPAKLVYGLADTLTSMGVSIYESSRVDSVEGKTLTLADGRVSAARTFICTEGYSGQLLGRRTLIPVNSSMIVTRPLSEEAWQQIGWDGPQCLNDSAHTFIYAQRTADGRIAMGGRGVPYRFGSGTGGAGATAPSTIDLISHKLSSFFPGIPFEVDHAWSGVLGVTRDWNGGVHWDPASGIGSSTGYAGHGVTSAYVGGRTLVELAFEKETERTTLPWVGYRARKWEPEPIRWLGVHAMYRLFGIADRWEERRNSSKTSLLAKFGSRLAGLHE, from the coding sequence ATGAACGCCCTTGCGGTACCACCCCGGAACGGAGAGCTCGGCTTCTGGGTGGCCGGTCTGGCCGGCAAGAAGCCCTCGTTCCCCCGTTTCACCGGCCAGGACTCCGTGGACGTGGCCGTTGTCGGCGGCGGCTACACCGGCCTGTGGGCTGCGTACTTCGCCAAGAAGCTCGAGCCGTCACTCTCGGTCGCCGTCTTCGAGGCCGAGCAGGTGGGCTACGGCGCATCAGGACGCAACGGTGGCTGGCTCTCGGCAATGCCTCCGGGAAACCGTGCCACCTTCGCCCGCGTCGGCGGAGGGCTGGAAGCGAGCCGGGCACTGCAGCAGGAGTTCGTCGCCGGCGTCGACGCGGTCCTGGACATCCTGCGGGCCGAAGGCATCGATGCCGACCAGCACAAGGGCGGCGCGCTCGTCGCCGCCCACACACAGGCGGGGCTGGGCCGGCTGGTCACCAGGCGTGATGCCGACCTGAAGTACGGGCTGACCGAGGACGAGAGCCAGCTGCTCGACCGGGACGAGTTCCGGAGCCGGATCAACATCTCCACCGTCCACGGCGGGCTCTTCTACAAGCACTGCGCGCGGCTCCACCCCGCGAAACTCGTCTACGGCCTCGCCGACACCCTCACCTCCATGGGGGTCAGCATCTACGAGAGCAGCCGAGTGGACAGCGTCGAGGGCAAGACCCTCACCCTGGCCGACGGACGTGTCAGCGCGGCCAGGACGTTCATCTGTACCGAAGGCTATTCGGGACAGCTGCTCGGCCGCCGGACCCTGATCCCGGTCAATTCCTCGATGATCGTGACCAGGCCACTGTCGGAGGAAGCATGGCAGCAGATCGGCTGGGACGGGCCGCAGTGCCTCAACGACTCCGCACACACGTTCATCTACGCCCAGCGGACAGCTGACGGCCGTATCGCCATGGGGGGCCGCGGTGTCCCCTACCGCTTCGGGTCCGGCACAGGGGGAGCCGGTGCAACCGCCCCCTCCACCATCGACCTGATCTCGCACAAGCTCAGTTCCTTCTTCCCGGGCATCCCCTTCGAGGTGGACCACGCCTGGTCGGGAGTCCTGGGCGTCACACGGGACTGGAACGGCGGCGTGCACTGGGACCCGGCTTCCGGGATCGGATCGTCCACCGGCTACGCCGGACACGGTGTCACGTCAGCCTACGTCGGCGGCAGGACACTCGTGGAGCTCGCCTTCGAGAAGGAAACCGAACGGACCACCCTTCCCTGGGTCGGCTACCGGGCCCGGAAGTGGGAACCGGAACCCATCCGCTGGCTGGGCGTTCACGCCATGTACCGGCTCTTCGGTATCGCCGACCGGTGGGAAGAGCGCCGGAATTCCAGCAAGACCTCACTCCTGGCCAAATTCGGCAGCAGGCTTGCCGGACTTCACGAGTAA
- the solA gene encoding N-methyl-L-tryptophan oxidase, whose protein sequence is MDAELAVIGLGSIGSMALWQASRLSDSVVGFEAATPAHGRSAVGGDTRLFRMVYFGKPDYYPILERSRSLWAELEAETGQEILIPTGGLSIGTANGSFINSLLETTRINGAEHDVLSREELAERYPQHNLRPDDCAIYDPRAGVLRTDRAVSAAVAAAQAGGATVLQNTPVDSITETEDGVVVTSGDRTWTFEKVIVASGGWSRRLMPDHLKAVTETHRIVLTWFIAQDGTQFSPENFPVFSRLHGDRSLYGAPAVDGVTVKASVDAPMDGRRRTTPDPDSVPRDLTREETEKVTEIVTDFFPGLIPTIVRSDAFPDLFTEDRHPLLGWLDENSRVYCATGFSGKGFKMATGYGHIAAHEALGKQTVEGLDFVRPDRFKTR, encoded by the coding sequence ATGGACGCAGAACTCGCAGTCATCGGCTTGGGCAGCATCGGAAGCATGGCCCTGTGGCAGGCCTCCCGGCTGTCCGACTCGGTCGTGGGTTTCGAAGCCGCCACCCCCGCCCACGGCCGCAGTGCCGTGGGCGGGGACACCCGCCTGTTCCGGATGGTCTATTTCGGGAAGCCCGACTACTACCCCATCCTGGAACGCTCCCGCAGCCTGTGGGCCGAGCTCGAAGCGGAAACCGGGCAGGAGATCCTCATACCTACGGGGGGCCTGTCCATCGGAACGGCGAACGGCAGCTTCATCAACAGCCTCCTCGAGACAACGCGCATCAACGGAGCCGAGCACGACGTCCTCAGCCGGGAGGAATTGGCGGAACGCTACCCCCAGCACAACCTCCGCCCCGACGACTGCGCCATCTACGACCCTCGCGCCGGCGTTCTGCGCACCGACCGCGCCGTCAGCGCCGCCGTCGCGGCGGCCCAGGCAGGCGGCGCTACCGTCCTTCAGAACACACCCGTGGACAGCATCACCGAAACCGAAGACGGCGTGGTCGTCACCTCGGGCGACAGAACCTGGACCTTCGAGAAGGTCATCGTCGCCTCGGGCGGCTGGTCCCGAAGGCTCATGCCCGACCACCTCAAGGCCGTCACGGAAACCCATCGGATCGTCCTGACCTGGTTCATCGCCCAGGACGGCACACAGTTCTCGCCGGAGAACTTCCCCGTCTTCAGCCGACTGCACGGCGACCGCTCCCTGTACGGCGCACCCGCCGTCGATGGCGTGACGGTCAAGGCATCGGTGGACGCACCGATGGACGGGCGCAGAAGGACAACCCCCGACCCGGACTCCGTGCCCAGGGATCTCACCCGGGAAGAAACCGAGAAGGTCACCGAGATCGTCACCGACTTCTTCCCCGGCCTGATCCCCACCATCGTGCGCTCCGACGCCTTCCCCGACCTTTTCACCGAGGACAGGCATCCCCTCCTCGGCTGGCTGGATGAGAACAGCAGGGTTTACTGCGCCACCGGATTCTCCGGAAAGGGCTTCAAAATGGCGACCGGCTACGGCCACATCGCCGCACACGAGGCGCTCGGCAAACAGACCGTCGAAGGGCTGGACTTCGTGCGTCCGGACCGGTTCAAGACCAGGTAG
- a CDS encoding Fur family transcriptional regulator, translating into MELAAARLRKAGMRVTAPRMAVLMAVSDSPGHLDAEALRERAQRVTGGLSLQATYNVLRALTDAGLIRCTQIAGHPARYEVENHDNHHHFVCRSCGAIRDVECAVGAAPCMEPQLPKEYAVQEAAVTFWGVCPDCRIT; encoded by the coding sequence ATGGAGCTGGCCGCGGCACGGCTGCGCAAGGCGGGCATGCGGGTGACCGCTCCGCGCATGGCCGTACTCATGGCCGTCTCCGATTCGCCAGGCCATCTCGATGCCGAAGCCCTGCGTGAGCGCGCCCAGCGGGTCACAGGAGGCCTGTCCCTGCAGGCCACCTACAACGTGCTGCGTGCGCTCACGGACGCCGGCCTGATCCGGTGCACTCAGATCGCCGGACACCCGGCCCGCTACGAGGTCGAGAACCACGACAATCACCATCACTTCGTGTGCCGCAGCTGCGGTGCCATCCGTGACGTGGAATGCGCGGTGGGCGCGGCTCCCTGCATGGAGCCTCAGTTGCCGAAAGAGTACGCCGTCCAGGAGGCCGCAGTGACGTTCTGGGGAGTGTGCCCCGACTGCCGAATCACGTGA
- a CDS encoding ATP-binding protein: MESFAGGPWALPWSPTACASARAAVREVLLQWDLCDLVPTAELLVSELVCNALRHASGPLRLTLERVSSVRCLVSDGSSEPPRRTDVGSEEEHGRGLTLVDTLAARWGFEPGPVGKTVWFELSTDTAPEGDEAAPGDDREHEAE, from the coding sequence GTGGAGTCGTTCGCCGGCGGGCCGTGGGCACTGCCCTGGTCGCCGACCGCGTGCGCCTCGGCGAGGGCCGCCGTACGCGAGGTGTTGCTCCAATGGGATCTGTGTGACCTCGTCCCGACCGCCGAGCTGCTGGTCAGTGAGCTCGTATGCAACGCACTGCGTCATGCTTCCGGTCCGCTGCGTCTGACCCTGGAGCGGGTGTCCTCTGTGCGCTGTCTGGTCAGCGACGGCTCTTCGGAGCCTCCGCGCCGGACCGACGTCGGCTCCGAGGAGGAGCACGGCCGCGGACTCACCCTGGTGGACACCCTGGCAGCACGGTGGGGCTTTGAGCCCGGGCCCGTCGGCAAGACCGTGTGGTTCGAGCTCTCCACGGACACCGCCCCGGAGGGTGATGAGGCGGCCCCGGGGGACGACAGGGAGCACGAGGCAGAATGA
- a CDS encoding FAD-binding oxidoreductase, with translation MAPLSKARTALAALRADLAGEVLAPGDPGYDGARTVFNAMIDRHPAVIAQCETKADVVRAVRFARDLDLKIAVRGGGHSVAGMALNDNGLVVDLRRMHDVTVHPGSASVRVEGGAVMSHLDRATQPHGLATTGARVSTAGVGGFVLGGGNGWLDRAFGLAVDNLLGVELVTANGSTVLATARENPELFWALHGGGGNFGVATALTLKLHELPEFSVALLMFVPETGPEAIRIYREIIATGPPEVGGGVLYITGPPEPFVPGQLVGTLLCAVLVTYVGGEDGLRKLAQPLLALPHPAEVVSAMPYADFQCMLDVPPGLRNHWSAEYLTALPDELVDIFCARAPSMPVPSSCRHVLFPQGGAVAGPPEYPVPYRDAAWTVHPFGVWEDPADDEKALRWVRDVRADVRPWRTGAVYLNFIGDEGRDRVVAGLGTENLNRLARVKRQHDPDNVFRYNHNIPPA, from the coding sequence ATGGCTCCCCTTTCGAAGGCGCGCACGGCGCTCGCCGCGCTCCGCGCGGACCTGGCCGGCGAGGTCCTCGCCCCTGGTGATCCGGGCTACGACGGGGCCCGGACGGTCTTCAACGCGATGATCGACCGCCATCCGGCGGTGATCGCGCAGTGCGAGACGAAGGCCGACGTCGTACGGGCGGTGCGCTTCGCACGGGACCTGGATCTGAAGATCGCCGTGCGGGGCGGCGGGCACAGCGTCGCGGGCATGGCGCTCAACGACAACGGTCTGGTGGTCGACCTGCGCCGGATGCATGACGTGACGGTCCACCCCGGATCGGCGTCGGTGCGGGTGGAGGGCGGAGCCGTGATGAGCCACCTGGACCGCGCCACCCAGCCCCACGGGCTCGCGACCACGGGGGCTCGGGTCTCCACCGCCGGCGTCGGCGGCTTCGTGCTCGGCGGCGGCAACGGCTGGCTGGACCGGGCCTTCGGCCTCGCCGTCGACAACCTGCTCGGCGTCGAACTGGTGACCGCGAACGGCTCCACGGTGCTCGCCACCGCCCGGGAGAACCCGGAGCTGTTCTGGGCGTTGCACGGCGGCGGCGGCAACTTCGGTGTCGCCACCGCGCTCACGCTGAAACTGCACGAGTTGCCCGAGTTTTCCGTCGCGCTGCTCATGTTCGTGCCCGAGACGGGCCCGGAAGCGATCCGGATCTATCGCGAGATCATCGCTACCGGTCCGCCGGAGGTGGGCGGCGGCGTGCTGTACATCACCGGTCCGCCCGAGCCGTTCGTCCCCGGTCAGCTGGTCGGGACGCTGCTGTGCGCAGTGCTGGTCACGTACGTCGGCGGCGAGGACGGCCTGCGCAAGCTCGCCCAGCCGCTGCTGGCGCTGCCGCACCCGGCCGAGGTCGTGTCCGCGATGCCCTACGCCGACTTCCAGTGCATGCTCGACGTCCCGCCCGGGCTGCGGAACCACTGGTCGGCCGAGTACCTGACCGCCCTGCCCGACGAACTGGTCGACATCTTCTGCGCCCGCGCCCCCTCGATGCCCGTTCCCAGCTCCTGCCGGCACGTGCTGTTCCCCCAGGGCGGCGCCGTCGCCGGGCCCCCCGAGTACCCGGTCCCCTACCGGGACGCCGCCTGGACCGTGCACCCCTTCGGCGTCTGGGAGGACCCGGCCGACGACGAGAAGGCCCTGCGTTGGGTCCGGGACGTGCGCGCCGACGTCCGGCCCTGGCGTACGGGTGCGGTCTATCTCAACTTCATCGGGGACGAGGGCAGGGACCGGGTGGTGGCCGGGCTCGGCACCGAGAACCTCAACCGGCTGGCGCGGGTCAAGCGGCAGCACGACCCGGACAACGTGTTCCGCTACAACCACAACATCCCGCCCGCCTGA
- a CDS encoding PucR family transcriptional regulator, with the protein MDSRFDLPGTEGAGITVRRALELPGLRSGLPEVLAGADRLGRTVRWVHAGEVPNIASLLKGGELLLTTGYGLGTRPADQRAFVRTLAERGIAALVVELGTRFTRLPATLVESAKAAGLPLVQLHREVPFVTVTEEIHTEIVNGHYALLQRAEEVHRRCTEALLGGGGVPQVLGILADFGGNPVFLETADGQLLYAAGTGPADTDPLQVWEGLRGHHKDEPPAGTAIVDVPGGGPGAGSVRARLVLLPVSGPVAPVHRIAAERAASSLAVVLMQARQEEELAARGRGDFLTDLAEGRITAEDAPAQARVLGFKPGRGPLLPVVMRLADGPTPGGGGWAVLARAVAEELASLGVPVLLGVRPVEGRVPLLLGLRSESERVAVADRVAAALRAGVERAGMQRPGARPPVVVVEVAGGWASASAGLRHAAETATAAQGLPELPWYDARRLDIDLLLWRLRDHPDLAAFVDRAIGPLREHDDRSKPPLLPTLQTYLAHAGRKAETARELHLNRQTLYNRLARIGELLGADLDDPQTVLTLSLALRARRHVP; encoded by the coding sequence ATGGACAGCCGTTTCGACCTCCCGGGCACCGAGGGCGCCGGGATCACGGTGCGGCGGGCGCTGGAGCTGCCCGGACTGCGCAGCGGACTGCCGGAGGTGCTGGCGGGCGCCGACCGGCTGGGCCGCACGGTGCGCTGGGTGCACGCGGGTGAGGTCCCGAACATCGCCTCGCTGCTCAAGGGCGGTGAGCTGCTGCTGACCACCGGGTACGGGCTCGGCACCCGCCCCGCCGACCAGCGGGCGTTCGTGCGCACGCTGGCCGAGCGCGGTATCGCGGCCCTGGTGGTGGAGCTGGGCACCCGTTTCACCCGGCTGCCCGCCACCCTCGTCGAGTCGGCGAAGGCCGCCGGGCTGCCGCTCGTGCAGTTGCACCGCGAGGTGCCGTTCGTGACGGTCACCGAGGAGATCCACACGGAGATCGTCAACGGCCACTACGCGCTGCTCCAGCGGGCCGAGGAGGTGCACCGCCGCTGCACCGAGGCGCTGCTCGGCGGGGGCGGGGTGCCGCAGGTCCTGGGCATCCTGGCCGACTTCGGCGGCAATCCGGTGTTCCTGGAGACCGCCGACGGTCAGTTGCTCTACGCCGCCGGGACCGGCCCTGCGGACACGGACCCCTTGCAGGTGTGGGAAGGGCTGCGCGGCCACCACAAGGACGAGCCGCCGGCCGGGACGGCGATCGTGGACGTGCCCGGCGGCGGGCCCGGCGCCGGGTCCGTACGGGCCCGGCTGGTGCTGCTCCCGGTGAGCGGACCGGTGGCGCCGGTGCACCGGATCGCCGCCGAGCGGGCGGCGAGCAGCCTCGCCGTGGTGCTGATGCAGGCCCGGCAGGAGGAGGAGCTGGCGGCGCGCGGGCGCGGCGACTTCCTCACCGACCTAGCCGAGGGCCGGATCACCGCCGAGGACGCGCCCGCCCAGGCCCGGGTGCTGGGCTTCAAGCCGGGCCGCGGCCCGCTGCTGCCGGTGGTGATGCGCCTCGCGGACGGGCCGACGCCGGGCGGTGGGGGCTGGGCGGTGCTGGCGCGGGCGGTCGCGGAGGAGCTGGCGTCGCTGGGCGTACCGGTGCTGCTGGGTGTGCGGCCGGTCGAGGGGCGGGTGCCGCTGCTGCTGGGGCTGCGCTCGGAGTCGGAGCGGGTGGCGGTCGCCGATCGGGTGGCCGCGGCGCTGCGGGCGGGCGTGGAGCGGGCGGGCATGCAGCGGCCGGGCGCCAGGCCGCCGGTGGTGGTGGTCGAGGTGGCGGGCGGCTGGGCCTCGGCGTCGGCGGGGCTGCGGCACGCGGCGGAGACCGCGACGGCGGCGCAGGGCCTGCCGGAGCTGCCCTGGTACGACGCCCGCCGCCTGGACATCGACCTGCTGCTGTGGCGGCTGCGCGACCATCCGGACCTGGCGGCGTTCGTGGACCGCGCGATCGGCCCGCTGCGGGAGCACGACGACCGTTCGAAGCCGCCGCTGCTGCCGACGCTTCAGACGTATCTCGCGCATGCGGGCCGCAAGGCGGAGACGGCCCGCGAGCTGCATCTGAACCGGCAGACGCTCTACAACCGGCTGGCCCGGATCGGGGAGTTGCTGGGCGCGGACCTCGACGACCCGCAGACGGTGCTGACCCTGAGCCTGGCGCTGCGGGCACGTCGCCACGTGCCCTGA